One window of Sinorhizobium numidicum genomic DNA carries:
- the gcvT gene encoding glycine cleavage system aminomethyltransferase GcvT — MEGISHLKHTPLHALHLSLGARMVPFAGYEMPVQYLEGVLKEHLHTRAAAGLFDVSHMGQIIIRPKSGRIEDAALALEKLVPVDVLGLAEGRQRYGLFTNAEGGILDDLMITNRRDHLFLVVNAACKDADFEHLKNGLGGTCEVTMLDDRALIALQGPRAEPVLCELWADVAGMRFMDVAEADLHDVACIISRSGYTGEDGFEISIPVGSAADVTQRLLEHPDVMPVGLGARDSLRLEAGLCLYGNDIDTGTTPVEAALEWAIQKSRRAGGERAGGFPGADRILAEFTDGTSRRRVGLRPDGRAPVRGGAKLFVDAEGKAPAGAVTSGGFGPSVDGPIAMGYVDAAHTENGTKLFAEVRGKYLPVTVSALPFVKQTYKR, encoded by the coding sequence TTGGAAGGTATTTCCCATTTGAAGCATACGCCGCTGCATGCGCTGCACCTTTCGCTCGGTGCGCGGATGGTGCCCTTCGCCGGCTATGAGATGCCGGTGCAATACCTTGAGGGCGTGCTGAAGGAGCACCTGCACACCCGCGCCGCCGCCGGCCTTTTCGATGTCTCCCATATGGGCCAGATTATCATCCGCCCGAAGTCCGGCCGCATCGAGGACGCCGCTCTGGCGCTCGAAAAGCTCGTGCCGGTCGATGTCCTCGGCCTTGCCGAAGGTCGCCAGCGCTACGGGCTGTTCACCAATGCCGAGGGCGGAATCCTCGACGATTTGATGATCACCAACCGTCGCGATCATCTCTTCCTCGTCGTTAACGCCGCCTGCAAGGACGCCGATTTCGAGCATCTCAAAAACGGCCTCGGCGGCACCTGCGAGGTGACGATGCTCGATGACCGCGCGCTGATCGCGCTTCAGGGCCCCCGCGCGGAACCCGTCCTTTGCGAGCTCTGGGCGGACGTTGCCGGAATGCGCTTCATGGACGTCGCGGAAGCCGATCTTCACGATGTCGCCTGCATCATTTCACGCTCCGGATACACTGGCGAGGACGGTTTCGAGATTTCGATTCCGGTTGGTTCGGCCGCCGATGTGACGCAGCGCCTGCTCGAACATCCAGATGTGATGCCGGTCGGTCTCGGTGCGCGCGATTCGCTTCGCCTCGAGGCCGGTCTGTGTCTTTACGGAAATGACATCGACACCGGCACGACGCCGGTGGAGGCGGCGCTTGAATGGGCGATCCAGAAGAGCCGACGCGCCGGTGGCGAGAGGGCGGGCGGCTTCCCCGGTGCCGATCGCATCCTTGCGGAGTTCACTGACGGTACGAGCCGCCGTCGTGTCGGCCTAAGGCCGGACGGCCGCGCGCCGGTTCGTGGTGGCGCCAAGCTTTTTGTCGACGCGGAAGGCAAGGCGCCGGCCGGCGCCGTCACCTCGGGCGGCTTCGGCCCGAGCGTCGATGGCCCGATCGCCATGGGCTATGTCGACGCCGCTCATACGGAGAACGGCACCAAGCTTTTTGCGGAGGTGCGCGGAAAATACCTGCCGGTCACGGTTTCCGCCCTGCCCTTCGTCAAACAAACCTACAAACGCTGA
- the gcvH gene encoding glycine cleavage system protein GcvH, whose translation MLKFTEEHEWLKIEGDVATVGITEHAAGQLGDLVFVELPETGASFSKGDSAATVESVKAASDVYCPLDGEIIEINQAIVDDPALVNSDPQGAAWFFKLKLADPSAANALLDEAAYKELVA comes from the coding sequence ATGCTGAAATTCACCGAGGAACACGAGTGGCTGAAGATCGAGGGCGACGTCGCGACCGTCGGCATCACCGAACACGCGGCCGGGCAGCTCGGCGATCTCGTCTTCGTGGAACTGCCGGAAACGGGCGCCAGCTTCTCCAAGGGAGATTCGGCCGCGACCGTCGAATCCGTCAAGGCAGCTTCCGACGTCTATTGTCCACTCGATGGCGAGATCATCGAGATCAATCAGGCGATTGTCGACGATCCCGCGCTCGTCAACAGCGACCCGCAGGGAGCGGCCTGGTTCTTCAAACTGAAACTCGCGGATCCGAGCGCCGCCAACGCCCTGCTCGATGAAGCGGCCTATAAGGAGCTCGTCGCCTGA
- the gcvP gene encoding aminomethyl-transferring glycine dehydrogenase, whose protein sequence is MSMPKDFTFTDYKPYDFANRRHIGPSPVEMEDMLKVLGYPSLDAFIDDTVPPSIRQKTPLVWGTPMTEREALDKLRETANRNQKLVSLIGQGYYGTITPPVIQRNILENPAWYTAYTPYQPEISQGRLEALLNYQTMVCDLTGLDIANASLLDEATAAAEAMAMAERVAKSKAKRFFVDENCHPQTIALLKTRAAPLGWQVLVGDPFTRLDAAEVFGAIFQYPGTYGHVHDFTALIAKLHEHGAIAAVAADPLALALLKSPGEMGADIAVGSTQRFGVPVGYGGPHAAYMAVKDAYKRSMPGRLVGVSVDSRGNRAYRLSLQTREQHIRREKATSNICTAQVLLAVMASMYAVFHGPQGIKAIAQSVHQKTVRLAMGLEKLGYTVEPGVFFDTITVEVGKLQGIILKTAVAEEVNLRKIGDTRIGISLDERSRPVTLEAVWRAFGGDFKVEEFEPDYRLPKPLLRTSEYLTHPIFHMNRAESEMTRYIRRLADRDLALDRAMIPLGSCTMKLNATAEMLPISWPEFSEIHPFAPANQALGYKHMIDDLSEKLCALTGYDAISMQPNSGAQGEYAGLLTIRAYHIANGNGHRDVCLIPTSAHGTNPASAQMAGMKVVVVKVSDIGEIDMDDFRAKAEQYADTLSCCMITYPSTHGVFEENVREVCDIVHKYGGQVYMDGANMNAMVGLARPGDIGSDVSHLNLHKTFCIPHGGGGPGMGPIGVKAHLAPFLPGHPETDEEDGAVSAAPFGSASILPISWSYCLMMGGEGLTQATKVAILNANYIAARLKGAYDVLYKSARGRVAHECIIDTRPLAESAGVTVDDVAKRLIDCGFHAPTMSWPVAGTLMVEPTESETKAELDRFCDAMLAIREEARAIEEGRMDKVNNPLKNAPHTVEDLVGDWDRPYSREQACFPPGAFRVDKYWSPVNRVDNVYGDRNLVCTCPPIESYAEAAE, encoded by the coding sequence ATGAGCATGCCCAAGGACTTCACCTTTACCGATTACAAGCCTTATGATTTCGCCAATCGGCGCCACATCGGCCCCTCACCTGTCGAAATGGAAGACATGCTGAAGGTCCTCGGCTATCCGAGCCTCGACGCCTTCATCGACGACACCGTTCCTCCGTCGATCCGCCAGAAGACGCCGCTCGTCTGGGGCACGCCGATGACGGAGCGGGAGGCGCTCGACAAGCTGCGCGAGACGGCGAACCGTAACCAGAAGCTCGTTTCACTGATTGGTCAAGGTTACTACGGCACGATCACGCCGCCCGTCATCCAACGCAACATCCTTGAAAATCCGGCTTGGTATACGGCCTATACCCCCTATCAACCGGAAATCAGCCAGGGCCGTCTCGAAGCGCTGCTCAATTATCAGACGATGGTCTGCGATCTAACCGGGCTCGATATTGCGAATGCTTCGCTGCTCGATGAAGCGACGGCGGCTGCGGAAGCGATGGCCATGGCCGAGCGCGTCGCCAAATCCAAGGCGAAAAGGTTCTTCGTCGATGAAAACTGCCATCCGCAGACGATCGCATTGCTCAAGACCCGGGCAGCGCCGCTCGGCTGGCAGGTCCTCGTCGGCGACCCCTTCACGCGGCTTGATGCCGCCGAGGTTTTCGGTGCCATCTTCCAGTACCCGGGCACTTACGGGCATGTACATGACTTCACGGCGCTGATCGCCAAACTGCATGAACATGGCGCGATCGCCGCCGTCGCCGCGGATCCCTTGGCCCTCGCGCTCCTCAAGTCTCCTGGCGAAATGGGGGCGGATATCGCCGTCGGCTCGACCCAGCGTTTCGGCGTGCCGGTCGGCTATGGCGGCCCGCATGCCGCCTATATGGCCGTCAAGGACGCCTATAAACGCTCCATGCCGGGCCGGCTCGTCGGCGTCTCCGTCGATTCGCGCGGCAACCGCGCCTACCGCCTGTCGCTACAGACGCGCGAGCAGCATATCCGCCGCGAGAAGGCGACGTCGAACATCTGCACTGCCCAGGTGCTGCTTGCGGTGATGGCGTCGATGTATGCCGTCTTCCACGGTCCGCAGGGCATCAAGGCCATTGCGCAAAGCGTGCACCAGAAGACGGTGCGTCTTGCCATGGGGCTCGAAAAACTCGGTTATACCGTAGAACCCGGCGTCTTCTTCGATACGATCACCGTCGAAGTCGGCAAGCTGCAAGGGATCATCTTGAAGACTGCGGTCGCGGAGGAAGTAAACCTTCGCAAGATCGGTGACACCAGGATCGGCATCAGTCTCGACGAACGCTCGCGGCCGGTCACGCTGGAGGCCGTCTGGCGCGCCTTCGGCGGCGATTTCAAGGTCGAGGAGTTCGAGCCGGATTATCGCCTGCCGAAGCCGCTGCTGCGCACCAGCGAATATCTGACCCATCCGATCTTTCACATGAACCGCGCCGAAAGCGAGATGACACGCTATATCCGCCGTCTCGCCGACCGCGATCTGGCACTTGATCGTGCGATGATCCCGCTTGGCTCCTGCACGATGAAGCTCAATGCAACGGCGGAAATGCTGCCGATCAGTTGGCCCGAATTCTCCGAGATCCATCCCTTCGCGCCGGCGAACCAGGCGCTCGGCTACAAGCACATGATCGATGATCTGTCGGAGAAGCTTTGCGCCCTGACCGGCTATGATGCGATCTCCATGCAGCCGAACTCGGGGGCGCAGGGCGAGTATGCCGGTCTGCTGACGATCCGCGCCTACCACATTGCCAACGGCAACGGTCACCGCGACGTTTGCCTGATTCCGACCTCCGCGCACGGTACCAATCCGGCGTCGGCGCAGATGGCCGGCATGAAAGTGGTGGTCGTGAAGGTCAGCGACATCGGCGAGATCGACATGGACGATTTCCGCGCCAAGGCCGAGCAATATGCAGACACTCTTTCGTGCTGCATGATCACCTACCCGTCGACCCATGGCGTTTTCGAGGAAAACGTCCGCGAAGTCTGTGACATCGTCCACAAGTATGGTGGCCAGGTCTATATGGACGGCGCGAACATGAACGCCATGGTCGGTCTTGCTCGACCGGGTGATATCGGTTCGGACGTCAGCCACCTCAACCTGCACAAGACGTTCTGCATCCCGCATGGCGGCGGCGGTCCCGGCATGGGACCGATCGGCGTCAAGGCGCACCTCGCACCGTTCCTTCCCGGTCATCCGGAAACGGACGAAGAAGATGGTGCGGTGTCGGCGGCCCCGTTCGGCTCGGCTTCGATCCTGCCGATCTCCTGGAGCTACTGCCTGATGATGGGCGGCGAAGGTCTGACCCAAGCGACCAAGGTCGCGATCCTCAATGCCAACTACATCGCTGCTCGGCTCAAGGGCGCCTACGACGTCCTCTACAAGTCGGCAAGGGGCCGCGTTGCGCATGAGTGCATCATCGATACGCGTCCGCTCGCCGAGAGCGCCGGGGTGACCGTCGATGATGTCGCCAAGCGTCTGATCGATTGCGGTTTCCACGCCCCCACCATGAGCTGGCCTGTCGCCGGCACGTTGATGGTCGAACCGACGGAATCCGAAACCAAGGCGGAACTTGACCGCTTCTGCGATGCGATGCTGGCGATCCGCGAGGAAGCCCGCGCCATCGAGGAAGGCCGAATGGACAAGGTCAACAATCCGCTGAAGAACGCGCCGCACACGGTCGAAGACCTCGTGGGCGATTGGGACCGGCCCTATTCGCGCGAGCAGGCGTGCTTCCCGCCGGGCGCCTTCCGCGTCGACAAGTACTGGTCGCCGGTCAATCGTGTCGACAATGTCTACGGCGACCGCAATCTCGTCTGCACCTGCCCGCCGATCGAGAGCTACGCGGAAGCGGCGGAATGA
- the sufA gene encoding Fe-S cluster assembly scaffold SufA — protein MGFAIMSLTDAAAARVRSIVENAGGDAKGIRVSIKKGGCAGMEYAIDLVTEPNTKDDLVENQDAKVWVAPEAVLYLLGTQMDFEVTTLRSGFTFNNPNQTSACGCGESVELKPADLAALAARGEAMVRAN, from the coding sequence ATGGGCTTTGCCATAATGAGCCTGACCGACGCCGCCGCCGCCCGTGTGCGGTCGATCGTTGAGAATGCCGGAGGGGATGCCAAAGGCATTCGCGTCAGCATCAAGAAGGGCGGCTGCGCCGGCATGGAATATGCGATCGATCTTGTGACCGAGCCCAACACCAAGGACGATCTCGTCGAAAATCAAGATGCGAAGGTCTGGGTTGCGCCCGAAGCCGTTCTTTATCTGCTCGGCACGCAAATGGATTTTGAAGTCACGACGCTCCGCTCGGGCTTCACCTTCAACAACCCGAACCAGACATCCGCTTGCGGTTGCGGCGAATCGGTCGAATTGAAACCGGCCGACCTGGCGGCGCTTGCCGCGCGAGGCGAGGCGATGGTTCGCGCGAACTGA
- a CDS encoding SUF system Fe-S cluster assembly protein translates to MSLDGTQEKVDVREGIVHSAIPAEELARLSDDIIAALKTVYDPEIPADIFELGLIYKIDIEDDRMVKIDMTLTAPGCPVAGEMPGWVENAVGAVEGVSGVEVTMTFDPPWTPDRMSEEAQVALGWY, encoded by the coding sequence GTGAGTCTCGATGGAACTCAAGAAAAAGTCGATGTCCGCGAAGGCATCGTGCACTCGGCCATTCCCGCTGAGGAATTGGCGCGCCTCAGCGACGACATCATTGCCGCGCTGAAGACGGTCTACGATCCGGAAATTCCGGCCGATATCTTCGAACTCGGTCTAATCTACAAGATCGATATCGAAGACGACCGAATGGTGAAGATCGACATGACGCTGACCGCACCCGGTTGCCCGGTAGCCGGCGAGATGCCCGGCTGGGTCGAGAACGCCGTCGGCGCCGTCGAGGGTGTTTCCGGGGTCGAGGTCACCATGACGTTCGATCCGCCGTGGACGCCGGACCGCATGTCGGAAGAAGCGCAGGTCGCGCTTGGCTGGTACTGA
- a CDS encoding cysteine desulfurase codes for MEHAVPVPAYDVETIRKDFPILSRTVYGKPLVYLDNGASAQKPQVVIDAVAHAYANEYANVHRGLHFLSNAATEAYEGAREKVRRFLNAPSADNIIFTKSSTEAINTVAYGYGMPKLGEGDEIVLSIMEHHSNIVPWHFIRERQGAKLVWAPIDDDGAFHIEDFVKCLTEKTKLIAITHMSNALGTVVPVKEICRIARERGIPMLVDGSQGAVHMPVDVQDIDCDWYVMTGHKLYGPSGIGVLYGKTERLSEMRPFMGGGEMIEEVTEDRVTYNDPPHRFEAGTPPIVQAIGLGYALDYMEEIGREAIRAHEADLTGYARERLSSVNSLRVFGDAPGKGSIFSFEIAGIHSHDVSMVIDRAGVAVRAGTHCAQPLLKRFGVTSTCRASFGLYNTRAEIDVLADALEHARKFFA; via the coding sequence ATGGAACATGCTGTGCCGGTGCCGGCCTACGACGTCGAAACGATCAGAAAGGATTTCCCGATCCTTTCGCGGACGGTCTATGGCAAGCCGCTTGTCTATCTCGACAACGGCGCATCGGCACAGAAGCCGCAAGTCGTCATCGACGCCGTGGCCCATGCCTATGCCAATGAATATGCCAATGTCCATCGCGGGCTGCATTTCCTCTCGAATGCCGCGACGGAGGCCTATGAAGGCGCGCGTGAAAAAGTTCGCCGGTTTCTGAACGCACCTTCGGCGGACAACATCATCTTCACGAAATCCTCGACCGAGGCGATCAACACTGTGGCCTATGGTTACGGCATGCCGAAGCTCGGCGAAGGCGACGAGATCGTGCTTTCGATCATGGAGCACCACTCGAACATCGTTCCCTGGCATTTCATTCGCGAACGTCAGGGTGCGAAGCTCGTCTGGGCGCCCATCGATGACGATGGCGCGTTTCACATCGAAGACTTCGTCAAGTGCCTGACCGAAAAGACGAAGCTCATCGCCATCACCCATATGTCGAATGCGCTCGGGACGGTCGTGCCGGTGAAGGAGATCTGCCGGATTGCGCGCGAGCGCGGCATTCCAATGCTGGTTGATGGCAGCCAGGGCGCGGTGCATATGCCGGTCGATGTCCAGGACATCGATTGCGATTGGTACGTGATGACCGGCCACAAGCTCTACGGCCCGTCGGGCATTGGCGTGCTCTACGGCAAGACGGAGCGCCTCAGCGAGATGCGGCCGTTCATGGGCGGCGGCGAGATGATCGAGGAAGTGACTGAGGACCGCGTCACCTACAACGATCCGCCGCACCGCTTTGAAGCTGGCACGCCGCCGATCGTTCAGGCGATTGGGCTCGGCTATGCGCTCGACTACATGGAAGAAATCGGACGCGAGGCGATCCGGGCGCACGAGGCGGATCTGACCGGCTATGCGCGCGAGCGTCTGTCGTCGGTCAACTCGCTGAGGGTCTTTGGCGACGCGCCGGGCAAGGGGAGCATCTTTTCCTTCGAGATCGCCGGCATACACTCGCACGACGTTTCGATGGTGATCGATCGCGCCGGCGTTGCCGTCAGGGCCGGGACCCATTGTGCCCAGCCGCTCTTGAAACGGTTCGGCGTCACCTCCACATGCCGTGCGTCCTTCGGCCTTTACAATACCCGGGCTGAGATCGATGTGCTGGCGGATGCGCTCGAACACGCGCGCAAGTTTTTTGCCTAA
- the sufD gene encoding Fe-S cluster assembly protein SufD gives MNMQQAIKMTAAETALVDAYTAQIGDLPGDGAVLSLRDTLVHELRTAGLPTRRVESWHYTDLRTLLRAVPAADPSAFADRVDPVVPGSSVLSVRNGQADLKSVPEGVTARSYTDSLLDGSAAAGLAVLGFDDAIGRINGGLVQGGLEIAIAEGAELEAPLEIQVAQSHGQAHTRFPVSFGAGSKATVIERHLSTNAEASFVSSISDVTLAEGADVIWIILQQQGPADTHLGQIRFDLGKDAKLHLFVINAGGKLVRQELHGSATGEGADLTLRGINLLGGESHTDVTFTLSHDVPHTTSSEIIRNVVFDRAKGVFQGKILVAQDAQKTDAKMSCNTLLLSDDADFSAKPELEIFADDVQCGHGATVIDIDHTQLFYMLARGIPENKARAMLVNAFVAEIVEELEDDEALVEALEGVISTWLEKHA, from the coding sequence ATGAATATGCAACAGGCTATCAAGATGACGGCAGCCGAAACGGCGCTCGTCGATGCCTACACCGCGCAGATCGGCGATCTGCCGGGTGACGGCGCGGTGCTGTCGCTTCGAGACACGCTGGTGCACGAGCTGAGGACCGCCGGCCTGCCGACGCGTCGCGTGGAGTCGTGGCATTACACCGATCTGCGCACATTGCTGCGCGCGGTGCCTGCCGCCGATCCGTCCGCCTTTGCCGACCGGGTCGACCCCGTAGTTCCGGGCTCGTCCGTGCTTTCGGTGCGCAACGGCCAGGCTGATCTCAAGAGCGTTCCCGAAGGCGTGACCGCGCGCTCCTATACCGACAGCCTGCTCGACGGCTCGGCTGCGGCCGGCCTTGCGGTGCTCGGCTTCGACGACGCGATCGGCCGCATCAATGGCGGGCTTGTGCAGGGCGGCCTCGAAATCGCGATTGCCGAAGGTGCCGAATTGGAGGCACCGCTGGAGATCCAGGTCGCGCAAAGCCACGGCCAGGCGCATACGCGCTTTCCCGTTTCCTTCGGCGCCGGCTCCAAAGCAACGGTGATCGAACGCCATCTGTCGACGAATGCGGAGGCGAGCTTCGTTTCCTCCATCAGCGACGTGACGCTTGCCGAAGGCGCCGACGTGATCTGGATCATCCTGCAGCAGCAGGGCCCGGCCGATACCCATCTCGGTCAGATCCGCTTCGACCTCGGCAAAGATGCGAAGCTCCACCTCTTCGTCATCAATGCCGGCGGCAAACTGGTGCGCCAGGAACTCCACGGCAGCGCAACAGGCGAGGGCGCCGATCTGACGCTGCGCGGCATCAACCTGCTTGGCGGCGAGAGCCACACGGACGTCACCTTCACGCTCAGCCACGACGTGCCGCATACGACCTCTAGCGAGATCATCCGCAACGTCGTTTTCGACCGCGCGAAAGGCGTGTTCCAGGGCAAGATCCTGGTCGCGCAGGACGCGCAGAAGACCGACGCGAAAATGTCGTGCAACACGTTGCTCTTGTCCGACGACGCCGATTTCTCTGCGAAGCCGGAACTCGAAATCTTTGCAGACGACGTGCAGTGCGGTCACGGTGCAACGGTCATCGATATCGATCATACGCAGCTCTTCTACATGCTCGCCCGCGGCATTCCGGAAAACAAGGCGCGGGCGATGCTCGTCAATGCCTTCGTCGCCGAGATCGTCGAGGAACTGGAAGATGACGAGGCGCTGGTCGAGGCGCTCGAGGGCGTGATCTCGACGTGGCTCGAAAAACACGCCTGA
- the sufC gene encoding Fe-S cluster assembly ATPase SufC, producing MLEIKNLHARIAEDGTEIIRGLNLTVKAGEVAAIMGPNGSGKSTLSYILSGREDYEVTEGDILYNGESILELGASERAAKGIFLAFQYPVEIPGVATMQFLKVAINEQRKYRGEDELTTPEFMRRVKQAAAELKIAPEMLRRPLNVGFSGGEKKRAEILQMALLEPKLCVLDETDSGLDIDALKVVADGVNALRSPDRAVVVITHYQRLLNYIVPDTVHVLYKGQVIKSGDKALAHELEANGYADIIEAAA from the coding sequence ATGCTTGAAATCAAGAACCTGCACGCTCGCATCGCCGAAGACGGCACCGAGATCATCCGTGGCCTGAACCTGACCGTGAAGGCCGGCGAAGTTGCTGCCATCATGGGCCCGAACGGCTCCGGCAAGTCGACGCTCTCCTACATCCTCTCGGGGCGTGAAGACTACGAAGTGACCGAGGGCGACATCCTTTATAATGGCGAGAGCATCTTGGAACTCGGCGCTTCCGAACGTGCAGCCAAGGGCATCTTCCTCGCTTTCCAGTACCCGGTCGAAATTCCGGGCGTTGCCACGATGCAGTTCCTGAAAGTGGCAATAAACGAGCAGCGCAAATATCGCGGCGAGGATGAGTTGACGACGCCGGAATTCATGCGCCGCGTCAAGCAAGCTGCCGCCGAACTCAAGATCGCACCGGAAATGCTGCGGCGTCCGCTGAACGTCGGCTTCTCCGGCGGTGAAAAGAAGCGCGCGGAAATCCTGCAGATGGCGCTGCTCGAGCCCAAGCTGTGCGTTCTCGACGAAACCGATTCCGGCCTCGACATCGATGCGCTCAAGGTCGTGGCCGATGGTGTCAACGCGCTGCGTTCGCCGGATCGCGCCGTCGTCGTCATCACCCATTACCAGCGCCTGCTCAACTACATCGTTCCCGACACGGTCCACGTCCTCTACAAGGGACAGGTGATCAAGTCCGGCGACAAGGCGTTGGCGCACGAACTTGAAGCCAATGGCTATGCGGATATCATCGAGGCGGCAGCCTGA
- the sufB gene encoding Fe-S cluster assembly protein SufB: MPAVQETIDQVRQIDVDQYKYGFETKIEMDKAPKGLSEDIIRLISAKKNEPDWMLEWRLEAYRRWLTMEEPSWARVRYPKIDFNEIHYYAAPKGTSGPKSLDEVDPELLKVYEKLGIPLREQEVLAGVQKSKIAVDAVFDSVSVVTTFKEELKKAGVIFMSISEAMREHPDLVRKYLGTVVPQTDNFYATLNSAVFTDGSFVYVPKGVRCPMELSTYFRINERNTGQFERTLIIADEGAYVSYLEGCTAPQRDENQLHAAVVELIALDDAEIKYSTVQNWYPGDKHGKGGVYNFVTKRGDCRGKNSKISWTQVETGSAITWKYPSCILRGDGSRGEFYSIAVSNGHQQVDSGTKMIHLGKNTSSRIISKGIAAGVSDNTYRGQVSAHRKAENARNFTQCDSLLIGDKCGAHTVPYIEAKNSTAQFEHEATTSKISEDQLFYCLQRGIPEEAAIALIVNGFVKEVIQELPMEFAVEAQKLIGISLEGSVG; encoded by the coding sequence ATGCCTGCTGTGCAGGAAACCATTGATCAGGTCCGCCAGATCGACGTGGATCAGTATAAATACGGCTTCGAGACGAAGATCGAGATGGACAAGGCTCCGAAAGGCCTGTCCGAGGACATCATCCGTTTGATTTCCGCCAAGAAGAACGAGCCGGATTGGATGCTGGAGTGGCGCCTTGAAGCCTACCGCCGTTGGCTGACTATGGAAGAGCCGAGCTGGGCGCGTGTCCGCTATCCGAAGATCGACTTCAACGAAATCCACTACTATGCCGCGCCGAAAGGCACGAGCGGGCCGAAGTCGCTCGACGAAGTCGATCCGGAATTGTTGAAGGTTTACGAGAAACTCGGCATCCCACTTAGGGAGCAGGAGGTCCTGGCCGGCGTGCAGAAATCGAAAATCGCTGTTGATGCGGTGTTCGATTCCGTCTCCGTCGTCACCACCTTCAAGGAGGAACTGAAGAAGGCCGGCGTGATCTTCATGTCGATCTCGGAGGCGATGCGGGAGCATCCGGATCTGGTGCGGAAATATCTCGGTACGGTCGTGCCGCAGACGGACAACTTCTATGCGACGCTGAACTCCGCCGTGTTCACCGATGGTTCCTTCGTCTACGTGCCGAAGGGTGTCCGATGCCCGATGGAGCTTTCGACCTATTTCCGCATCAACGAGCGGAACACGGGCCAGTTCGAGCGCACGCTGATCATCGCCGACGAAGGCGCCTATGTTTCCTATCTCGAAGGTTGCACGGCGCCGCAGCGTGACGAGAACCAGCTTCACGCCGCGGTCGTCGAACTGATCGCGCTCGATGATGCCGAGATCAAGTATTCGACGGTGCAGAACTGGTACCCGGGCGACAAGCACGGCAAGGGCGGCGTCTACAACTTCGTTACCAAGCGCGGCGATTGCCGTGGCAAGAACTCGAAGATTTCCTGGACGCAGGTCGAAACCGGTTCGGCGATCACGTGGAAATACCCGTCCTGTATCCTGCGCGGCGATGGTTCGCGCGGTGAGTTCTACTCGATCGCCGTTTCCAACGGACACCAGCAGGTCGACTCGGGCACGAAGATGATCCATCTCGGCAAGAACACGTCGAGCCGCATCATCTCCAAGGGTATCGCCGCTGGCGTTTCGGACAACACCTATCGCGGCCAGGTCTCGGCCCACCGCAAGGCGGAGAACGCCCGTAACTTTACCCAGTGCGACTCGCTCCTGATCGGCGACAAGTGCGGTGCCCATACGGTGCCCTACATCGAAGCGAAGAATTCGACCGCGCAGTTCGAACACGAGGCGACGACGTCTAAGATTTCGGAGGACCAGTTGTTCTACTGCCTGCAGCGCGGCATTCCGGAAGAGGCGGCGATCGCGCTGATCGTCAACGGCTTCGTTAAGGAGGTCATCCAGGAACTGCCGATGGAGTTCGCCGTCGAGGCGCAGAAGCTTATCGGCATCTCGCTGGAAGGTAGCGTCGGGTAA